Proteins from one Anastrepha obliqua isolate idAnaObli1 chromosome 2, idAnaObli1_1.0, whole genome shotgun sequence genomic window:
- the LOC129237839 gene encoding HIG1 domain family member 2A, mitochondrial yields the protein MGKEEVALPDEELDWIQLRRDFGSFQAETTKEKMIRKIKENPAVPIGCLTTAGALTYGLYNFRTGNRRMSQIMMRTRIAAQGFTVLALVIGVVMTYDTKQ from the exons atgGGAAAAGAGGAAGTTGCCCTTCCAGATGAAGAATTAGACTGGATTCAGCTGCGTCGTGATTTCGGCTCATTCCAGGCCGAAACGACCAAAGAGAAAATGATacgcaaaataaaagaaaacccgGCTGTGCCGATTG GTTGTTTGACTACCGCCGGCGCGTTAACCTATGGGCTGTATAACTTTCGCACCGGGAATCGCCGTATGTCTCAAATAATGATGCGAACCCGCATTGCTGCACAAGGGTTCACGGTACTCGCGTTAGTTATCGGTGTAGTCATGACGTATGATACCAAGCAATAA